The Syngnathus typhle isolate RoL2023-S1 ecotype Sweden linkage group LG16, RoL_Styp_1.0, whole genome shotgun sequence genome includes a region encoding these proteins:
- the ppp2r3a gene encoding serine/threonine-protein phosphatase 2A regulatory subunit B'' subunit alpha isoform X3, which produces MRRPPTMMIKETSLRRDPDLRGELAFLARGCDFVLPSRFKKRLKSFQQQQQQQQEQQVQSKAEKKPGTPPPAPAQASTVPHASSHRSPSPPPAAPVVISPPPPPPPPAINIPRFYFPSGLPAVGPPANHDAAIGAIEETFAEFEEEKADIYEMSKVAKVCDCPLYWKAAMFYGAGGERTGFVSVHSFIATWRKLLHGCHDDASKFVNLLAKPGCRYLEQEDFIPLLQDIVDTHPGLTFLKDAPEFHSRYITTVIQRIFYVVNRSWTGRMSMTELRRSNFLQTLALLEEEDDINQITDYFSYEHFYVIYCKFWELDGDHDLYIDHKDLARYNDHASSNRIIERLFSGAVTRGNTVQREGRMSYADFVWFLLSEEDKKNPTSIEYWFRCMDVDGDGVLSMFELEYFYEEQCERMERMGIEPLPFQDLLCQMLDLVKPESPGKITLSDLKRCRMAHIFFDTFFNLEKYLDHEQRDPFAVQKDLDSDGPEPSDWDKYASEEYEILVAEETANEQIHEGSFEDDYDLDDLQVPAEIGNKMEKLVISDLTA; this is translated from the exons ATGCGGAGACCGCCGACCATGATGATCAAGGAGACGTCATTGCGCCGGGACCCCGATCTGAGGGGTGAGCTGGCCTTTCTGGCGCGGGGCTGTGATTTTGTCTTGCCGTCGCGATTCAAGAAAAGACTCAAGTCttttcagcagcagcagcagcaacagcaggagCAACAG GTCCAGTCCAAAGCGGAGAAGAAACCCGGCACGCCACCCCCGGCCCCCGCACAGGCATCCACCGTCCCGCATGCCTCATCGCACCGCTCGCCCAGCCCGCCGCCAGCAGCTCCGGTGGTCatctcccctcctcctccccctcctcctcctgccaTCAACATTCCCAGGTTCTACTTCCCAAGTGGGCTTCCTGCCGTCGGCCCCCCGGCCAACCACGACGCGGCCATCGGCGCCATCGAAGAGACCTTCGCCGAGTTTGAGGAAGAGAAAGCCGACATTTACGAAATGAGCAAGGTCGCTAAG GTGTGCGATTGTCCGCTGTACTGGAAGGCGGCCATGTTCTACGGCGCCGGCGGCGAGAGGACAGGCTTTGTCTCCGTTCACTCCTTCATCGCCACCTGGAGGAA GTTGCTGCACGGTTGCCACGACGACGCCTCAAAGTTTGTCAACCTGCTGGCCAAACCCGGCTGTCGGTACCTGGAGCAGGAGGACTTCATTCCTCTTCTGCAG GACATCGTGGACACGCATCCTGGACTCACGTTTCTGAAGGATGCACCCGAATTTCATTCCCGCTACATCACAACG GTCATTCAGCGGATCTTCTACGTGGTGAACCGTTCGTGGACAGGCCGCATGTCCATGACGGAGCTGCGGCGCAGCAACTTCCTGCAGACGCTGGCGCttctggaggaggaggacgacatCAACCAGATCACCGACTACTTCTCCTACGAGCACTTCTACGTCATCTACTGCAAGTTCTGGGAGCTGGACGGCGACCACGACCTCTACATCGACCACAAGGACCTGGCCCGATACAACGACCACG CGTCCTCCAACAGAATCATCGAGCGGTTGTTCTCGGGCGCCGTGACGCG GGGCAACACCGTGCAGAGAGAAGGTCGCATGAGCTACGCTGACTTTGTCTGGTTTCTCCTTTCTGAAGAGGACAAGAAAAATCCCACTAG CATCGAGTACTGGTTCCGTTGCATGGACGTGGACGGCGACGGCGTCCTGTCCATGTTCGAGTTGGAGTACTTCTACGAAGAGCAGTGCGAGCGCATGGAGCGAATGGGCATCGAACCGTTGCCCTTCCAAGACCTGCTGTGTCAAATGCTCGACTTGGTCAAACCAGAGAGTCCAG gcaAAATCACGCTGAGTGACCTGAAGCGTTGCCGCATGGCTCACATCTTCTTTGACACCTTCTTCAACCTGGAGAAATACTTGGACCACGAACAGAGAGATCCCTTTGCTGTGCAGAAG GACCTCGACAGCGACGGTCCAGAGCCGTCCGACTGGGATAAGTACGCCTCGGAAGAGTACGAGATACTTGTGGCGGAGGAGACTGCCAACGAGCAGATTCACGAAGG GTCATTTGAGGACGACTATGACCTGGACGATCTCCAGGTCCCTGCTGAGATCGGGAATAAGATGGAAAAACTGGTCATTTCGGACCTGACGGCGTGA
- the ppp2r3a gene encoding serine/threonine-protein phosphatase 2A regulatory subunit B'' subunit alpha isoform X2 — MAAAYRVVVSSVSCYNSVVVDRRKHSHAVHYCSGPCRTLSQGLECSVAHHGTCSEVLVAPDSPSRCLSAQHHARTSDCGALERAGSNGNLYIGEEGNAWRGKKLPIGGGATGNLSCGGYGSLKDITEEAINLASGKLKEFSFDKLRLSSSSHVTFRKGRKVRPDSFSRRSTDLEIIYGHFSSGNASTNGAAVAPADENSPPLFETKLKGGSSAITKVNNSSGIGSLEQSVNTLASLYRNTLGEENLIARLLEKTWGEAAAAGGGGGEDIRACLDILLKCSEDLKKCTDIIKLCIRRKAGGGPQDGGASPDSVYRALMTRLSMYLKRLPLELEGIGGGGHGDLTELVNSLHSLQQAPFSPIFGGEQPPRYEDVVRSPPNAKPAPRICVQSSPPKALTNGLQHSHPPSSITHHNLLPAPVTSSPSSPTHSPSRLGVSPTPPPGSPMEALYIEEEDVDTDSCGIGHTAARPSTNAPAHRNDDIDKLLMDLENLSQSMSNPRSTEPPLPVKTRKRGGGAGLGMVSAEAQPKISQFQIKTSHPTVNGTSSKAPQGESRNVLAGDEPEDGALLLRILESIESFAQELVDSGAGSTGSAERSSGKEREVMKLLQGTLASASRPDIDGSAGQIDPAGRPAETETAPAVPPKLSARTPSVPVTPKVPAEDVGTATTAHPPTPEAASAKANDSVSEAPSLHPKSCLAPPASPGNDAAPEVPPTSPAVVVHRDPAGDVPALRGSTLLIQQTPEVIRVQSKAEKKPGTPPPAPAQASTVPHASSHRSPSPPPAAPVVISPPPPPPPPAINIPRFYFPSGLPAVGPPANHDAAIGAIEETFAEFEEEKADIYEMSKVAKVCDCPLYWKAAMFYGAGGERTGFVSVHSFIATWRKLLHGCHDDASKFVNLLAKPGCRYLEQEDFIPLLQDIVDTHPGLTFLKDAPEFHSRYITTVIQRIFYVVNRSWTGRMSMTELRRSNFLQTLALLEEEDDINQITDYFSYEHFYVIYCKFWELDGDHDLYIDHKDLARYNDHASSNRIIERLFSGAVTRGNTVQREGRMSYADFVWFLLSEEDKKNPTSIEYWFRCMDVDGDGVLSMFELEYFYEEQCERMERMGIEPLPFQDLLCQMLDLVKPESPGKITLSDLKRCRMAHIFFDTFFNLEKYLDHEQRDPFAVQKDLDSDGPEPSDWDKYASEEYEILVAEETANEQIHEGSFEDDYDLDDLQVPAEIGNKMEKLVISDLTA; from the exons ATGGCAGCAGCGTACCGTGTGGTGGTGAGCAGCGTGAGCTGCTACAACAGCGTGGTGGTGGACCGACGCAAGCATTCCCACGCTGTGCACTATTGCTCGGGCCCGTGCAGGACGCTCTCGCAGGGGCTGGAATGTTCCGTGGCCCATCACGGCACCTGCTCGGAGGTGCTGGTCGCGCCCGACTCGCCCTCCAGGTGCTTGAGCGCCCAACACCACGCTAGGACGAGTGACTGCGGTGCCCTGGAGAGGGCGGGGAGCAACGGAAATCTGTATATCGGGGAAGAGGGCAACGCGTGGCGAGGAAAAAAGTTGCCCATTGGCGGAGGAGCGACGGGCAACCTGAGCTGCGGCGGCTACGGAAGCCTCAAGGACATCACGGAAGAAGCCATCAATCTGGCCAGCGGGAAGCTCAAAGAGTTTTCCTTCGACAAGCTACGTCTCTCCTCTTCCAGCCACGTGACTTTCCGGAAAGGTCGCAAGGTCCGCCCCGACTCCTTCAGCCGTCGCTCCACCGATCTGGAGATCATCTACGGCCACTTCAGCTCCGGTAACGCGTCGACAAACGGCGCGGCCGTAGCGCCCGCCGACGAGAACTCGCCGCCGCTTTTCGAGACGAAATTGAAGGGCGGTTCGTCGGCTATCACCAAAGTAAACAATTCAAGCGGCATCgggtcgctggagcaaagtgtCAACACTCTAGCTTCTCTTTACCGCAACACTCTCGGGGAGGAGAATTTGATTGCTCGTCTGTTGGAGAAAACGTGGGGCGAGGCGGCGGCcgccggtggcggcggcggggagGACATTCGCGCCTGCCTCGACATCCTGCTCAAATGCTCGGAAGACCTGAAGAAGTGCACCGACATCATCAAGCTGTGCATCCGACGCAAAGCCGGCGGAGGTCCCCAGGATGGAGGCGCCAGTCCCGACAGCGTGTACCGGGCCCTGATGACCCGACTCAGCATGTATCTGAAGAGACTACCTCTGGAGCTGGAAGGGATCGGAGGTGGCGGGCACGGCGATCTGACGGAGCTGGTCAACAGTCTCCACTCGCTCCAACAAGCGCCCTTCTCGCCTATATTTGGCGGCGAGCAGCCTCCGCGTTACGAGGACGTGGTGCGCTCGCCTCCCAACGCAAAGCCCGCTCCTCGCATTTGCGTCCAGAGCTCGCCACCCAAAGCACTCACCAACGGACTCCAGCATTCACATCCCCCTTCATCCATCACGCATCACAACCTGCTCCCCGCTCCCGTCACGAGTTCTCCGTCCAGTCCGACACACTCTCCGTCCCGTCTCGGAGTCTCGCCGACGCCGCCTCCGGGATCCCCCATGGAGGCGCTTTACATCGAGGAGGAAGATGTCGATACAG ACTCGTGCGGCATCGGCCACACCGCCGCGAGACCTTCGACCAACGCTCCGGCGCACCGGAACGACGACATTGACAAACTGCTGATGGATTTGGAGAATCTTTCTCAGAGCATGAGCAACCCCAGGAGTACCGAGCCACCACTTCCGGTCAAGACCCGCAAGCGAGGCGGTGGCGCAGGCCTTGGGATGGTGTCCGCCGAAGCCCAGCCCAAAATCTCCCAGTTCCAAATCAAAACCAGCCACCCGACGGTGAACGGCACCAGTTCCAAagctcctcagggagaaagccGCAATGTGCTCGCAGGCGACGAACCGGAGGACGGCGCCTTACTCTTGAGAATCTTGGAGAGCATTGAGAGTTTCGCCCAGGAGTTGGTGGACTCGGGGGCGGGGAGCACCGGGAGCGCCGAGAGGAGCAGCGGCAAGGAACGCGAGGTGATGAAGCTCCTGCAAGGTACGCTGGCCTCTGCCAGCAGGCCCGACATTGACGGTTCCGCCGGACAAATTGATCCGGCGGGCCGTCCGGCGGAAACGGAAACCGCTCCGGCCGTACCTCCAAAGCTCTCCGCCCGAACACCCTCAGTTCCAGTCACGCCAAAAGTTCCGGCCGAAGACGTTGGCACGGCGACAACTGCACATCCGCCGACCCCCGAGGCCGCATCGGCGAAAGCAAACGACAGCGTTTCCGAAGCCCCTTCGCTCCATCCCAAATCCTGCCTTGCGCCTCCTGCCAGTCCGGGGAACGACGCTGCGCCTGAAGTCCCGCCCACCAGCCCGGCCGTGGTCGTCCACAGAGATCCGGCCGGGGACGTTCCGGCTTTGAGGGGCTCAACTCTGCTCATCCAGCAGACTCCCGAAGTGATCAGG GTCCAGTCCAAAGCGGAGAAGAAACCCGGCACGCCACCCCCGGCCCCCGCACAGGCATCCACCGTCCCGCATGCCTCATCGCACCGCTCGCCCAGCCCGCCGCCAGCAGCTCCGGTGGTCatctcccctcctcctccccctcctcctcctgccaTCAACATTCCCAGGTTCTACTTCCCAAGTGGGCTTCCTGCCGTCGGCCCCCCGGCCAACCACGACGCGGCCATCGGCGCCATCGAAGAGACCTTCGCCGAGTTTGAGGAAGAGAAAGCCGACATTTACGAAATGAGCAAGGTCGCTAAG GTGTGCGATTGTCCGCTGTACTGGAAGGCGGCCATGTTCTACGGCGCCGGCGGCGAGAGGACAGGCTTTGTCTCCGTTCACTCCTTCATCGCCACCTGGAGGAA GTTGCTGCACGGTTGCCACGACGACGCCTCAAAGTTTGTCAACCTGCTGGCCAAACCCGGCTGTCGGTACCTGGAGCAGGAGGACTTCATTCCTCTTCTGCAG GACATCGTGGACACGCATCCTGGACTCACGTTTCTGAAGGATGCACCCGAATTTCATTCCCGCTACATCACAACG GTCATTCAGCGGATCTTCTACGTGGTGAACCGTTCGTGGACAGGCCGCATGTCCATGACGGAGCTGCGGCGCAGCAACTTCCTGCAGACGCTGGCGCttctggaggaggaggacgacatCAACCAGATCACCGACTACTTCTCCTACGAGCACTTCTACGTCATCTACTGCAAGTTCTGGGAGCTGGACGGCGACCACGACCTCTACATCGACCACAAGGACCTGGCCCGATACAACGACCACG CGTCCTCCAACAGAATCATCGAGCGGTTGTTCTCGGGCGCCGTGACGCG GGGCAACACCGTGCAGAGAGAAGGTCGCATGAGCTACGCTGACTTTGTCTGGTTTCTCCTTTCTGAAGAGGACAAGAAAAATCCCACTAG CATCGAGTACTGGTTCCGTTGCATGGACGTGGACGGCGACGGCGTCCTGTCCATGTTCGAGTTGGAGTACTTCTACGAAGAGCAGTGCGAGCGCATGGAGCGAATGGGCATCGAACCGTTGCCCTTCCAAGACCTGCTGTGTCAAATGCTCGACTTGGTCAAACCAGAGAGTCCAG gcaAAATCACGCTGAGTGACCTGAAGCGTTGCCGCATGGCTCACATCTTCTTTGACACCTTCTTCAACCTGGAGAAATACTTGGACCACGAACAGAGAGATCCCTTTGCTGTGCAGAAG GACCTCGACAGCGACGGTCCAGAGCCGTCCGACTGGGATAAGTACGCCTCGGAAGAGTACGAGATACTTGTGGCGGAGGAGACTGCCAACGAGCAGATTCACGAAGG GTCATTTGAGGACGACTATGACCTGGACGATCTCCAGGTCCCTGCTGAGATCGGGAATAAGATGGAAAAACTGGTCATTTCGGACCTGACGGCGTGA
- the ppp2r3a gene encoding serine/threonine-protein phosphatase 2A regulatory subunit B'' subunit alpha isoform X1: protein MAAAYRVVVSSVSCYNSVVVDRRKHSHAVHYCSGPCRTLSQGLECSVAHHGTCSEVLVAPDSPSRCLSAQHHARTSDCGALERAGSNGNLYIGEEGNAWRGKKLPIGGGATGNLSCGGYGSLKDITEEAINLASGKLKEFSFDKLRLSSSSHVTFRKGRKVRPDSFSRRSTDLEIIYGHFSSGNASTNGAAVAPADENSPPLFETKLKGGSSAITKVNNSSGIGSLEQSVNTLASLYRNTLGEENLIARLLEKTWGEAAAAGGGGGEDIRACLDILLKCSEDLKKCTDIIKLCIRRKAGGGPQDGGASPDSVYRALMTRLSMYLKRLPLELEGIGGGGHGDLTELVNSLHSLQQAPFSPIFGGEQPPRYEDVVRSPPNAKPAPRICVQSSPPKALTNGLQHSHPPSSITHHNLLPAPVTSSPSSPTHSPSRLGVSPTPPPGSPMEALYIEEEDVDTGKTSGRVASQRNKIWTEFLSRLDSCGIGHTAARPSTNAPAHRNDDIDKLLMDLENLSQSMSNPRSTEPPLPVKTRKRGGGAGLGMVSAEAQPKISQFQIKTSHPTVNGTSSKAPQGESRNVLAGDEPEDGALLLRILESIESFAQELVDSGAGSTGSAERSSGKEREVMKLLQGTLASASRPDIDGSAGQIDPAGRPAETETAPAVPPKLSARTPSVPVTPKVPAEDVGTATTAHPPTPEAASAKANDSVSEAPSLHPKSCLAPPASPGNDAAPEVPPTSPAVVVHRDPAGDVPALRGSTLLIQQTPEVIRVQSKAEKKPGTPPPAPAQASTVPHASSHRSPSPPPAAPVVISPPPPPPPPAINIPRFYFPSGLPAVGPPANHDAAIGAIEETFAEFEEEKADIYEMSKVAKVCDCPLYWKAAMFYGAGGERTGFVSVHSFIATWRKLLHGCHDDASKFVNLLAKPGCRYLEQEDFIPLLQDIVDTHPGLTFLKDAPEFHSRYITTVIQRIFYVVNRSWTGRMSMTELRRSNFLQTLALLEEEDDINQITDYFSYEHFYVIYCKFWELDGDHDLYIDHKDLARYNDHASSNRIIERLFSGAVTRGNTVQREGRMSYADFVWFLLSEEDKKNPTSIEYWFRCMDVDGDGVLSMFELEYFYEEQCERMERMGIEPLPFQDLLCQMLDLVKPESPGKITLSDLKRCRMAHIFFDTFFNLEKYLDHEQRDPFAVQKDLDSDGPEPSDWDKYASEEYEILVAEETANEQIHEGSFEDDYDLDDLQVPAEIGNKMEKLVISDLTA, encoded by the exons ATGGCAGCAGCGTACCGTGTGGTGGTGAGCAGCGTGAGCTGCTACAACAGCGTGGTGGTGGACCGACGCAAGCATTCCCACGCTGTGCACTATTGCTCGGGCCCGTGCAGGACGCTCTCGCAGGGGCTGGAATGTTCCGTGGCCCATCACGGCACCTGCTCGGAGGTGCTGGTCGCGCCCGACTCGCCCTCCAGGTGCTTGAGCGCCCAACACCACGCTAGGACGAGTGACTGCGGTGCCCTGGAGAGGGCGGGGAGCAACGGAAATCTGTATATCGGGGAAGAGGGCAACGCGTGGCGAGGAAAAAAGTTGCCCATTGGCGGAGGAGCGACGGGCAACCTGAGCTGCGGCGGCTACGGAAGCCTCAAGGACATCACGGAAGAAGCCATCAATCTGGCCAGCGGGAAGCTCAAAGAGTTTTCCTTCGACAAGCTACGTCTCTCCTCTTCCAGCCACGTGACTTTCCGGAAAGGTCGCAAGGTCCGCCCCGACTCCTTCAGCCGTCGCTCCACCGATCTGGAGATCATCTACGGCCACTTCAGCTCCGGTAACGCGTCGACAAACGGCGCGGCCGTAGCGCCCGCCGACGAGAACTCGCCGCCGCTTTTCGAGACGAAATTGAAGGGCGGTTCGTCGGCTATCACCAAAGTAAACAATTCAAGCGGCATCgggtcgctggagcaaagtgtCAACACTCTAGCTTCTCTTTACCGCAACACTCTCGGGGAGGAGAATTTGATTGCTCGTCTGTTGGAGAAAACGTGGGGCGAGGCGGCGGCcgccggtggcggcggcggggagGACATTCGCGCCTGCCTCGACATCCTGCTCAAATGCTCGGAAGACCTGAAGAAGTGCACCGACATCATCAAGCTGTGCATCCGACGCAAAGCCGGCGGAGGTCCCCAGGATGGAGGCGCCAGTCCCGACAGCGTGTACCGGGCCCTGATGACCCGACTCAGCATGTATCTGAAGAGACTACCTCTGGAGCTGGAAGGGATCGGAGGTGGCGGGCACGGCGATCTGACGGAGCTGGTCAACAGTCTCCACTCGCTCCAACAAGCGCCCTTCTCGCCTATATTTGGCGGCGAGCAGCCTCCGCGTTACGAGGACGTGGTGCGCTCGCCTCCCAACGCAAAGCCCGCTCCTCGCATTTGCGTCCAGAGCTCGCCACCCAAAGCACTCACCAACGGACTCCAGCATTCACATCCCCCTTCATCCATCACGCATCACAACCTGCTCCCCGCTCCCGTCACGAGTTCTCCGTCCAGTCCGACACACTCTCCGTCCCGTCTCGGAGTCTCGCCGACGCCGCCTCCGGGATCCCCCATGGAGGCGCTTTACATCGAGGAGGAAGATGTCGATACAGGTAAGACATCTGGACGGGTCGCATCTCAGAGAAACAAAATATGGACTGAATTTCTTTCTCGTTTAGACTCGTGCGGCATCGGCCACACCGCCGCGAGACCTTCGACCAACGCTCCGGCGCACCGGAACGACGACATTGACAAACTGCTGATGGATTTGGAGAATCTTTCTCAGAGCATGAGCAACCCCAGGAGTACCGAGCCACCACTTCCGGTCAAGACCCGCAAGCGAGGCGGTGGCGCAGGCCTTGGGATGGTGTCCGCCGAAGCCCAGCCCAAAATCTCCCAGTTCCAAATCAAAACCAGCCACCCGACGGTGAACGGCACCAGTTCCAAagctcctcagggagaaagccGCAATGTGCTCGCAGGCGACGAACCGGAGGACGGCGCCTTACTCTTGAGAATCTTGGAGAGCATTGAGAGTTTCGCCCAGGAGTTGGTGGACTCGGGGGCGGGGAGCACCGGGAGCGCCGAGAGGAGCAGCGGCAAGGAACGCGAGGTGATGAAGCTCCTGCAAGGTACGCTGGCCTCTGCCAGCAGGCCCGACATTGACGGTTCCGCCGGACAAATTGATCCGGCGGGCCGTCCGGCGGAAACGGAAACCGCTCCGGCCGTACCTCCAAAGCTCTCCGCCCGAACACCCTCAGTTCCAGTCACGCCAAAAGTTCCGGCCGAAGACGTTGGCACGGCGACAACTGCACATCCGCCGACCCCCGAGGCCGCATCGGCGAAAGCAAACGACAGCGTTTCCGAAGCCCCTTCGCTCCATCCCAAATCCTGCCTTGCGCCTCCTGCCAGTCCGGGGAACGACGCTGCGCCTGAAGTCCCGCCCACCAGCCCGGCCGTGGTCGTCCACAGAGATCCGGCCGGGGACGTTCCGGCTTTGAGGGGCTCAACTCTGCTCATCCAGCAGACTCCCGAAGTGATCAGG GTCCAGTCCAAAGCGGAGAAGAAACCCGGCACGCCACCCCCGGCCCCCGCACAGGCATCCACCGTCCCGCATGCCTCATCGCACCGCTCGCCCAGCCCGCCGCCAGCAGCTCCGGTGGTCatctcccctcctcctccccctcctcctcctgccaTCAACATTCCCAGGTTCTACTTCCCAAGTGGGCTTCCTGCCGTCGGCCCCCCGGCCAACCACGACGCGGCCATCGGCGCCATCGAAGAGACCTTCGCCGAGTTTGAGGAAGAGAAAGCCGACATTTACGAAATGAGCAAGGTCGCTAAG GTGTGCGATTGTCCGCTGTACTGGAAGGCGGCCATGTTCTACGGCGCCGGCGGCGAGAGGACAGGCTTTGTCTCCGTTCACTCCTTCATCGCCACCTGGAGGAA GTTGCTGCACGGTTGCCACGACGACGCCTCAAAGTTTGTCAACCTGCTGGCCAAACCCGGCTGTCGGTACCTGGAGCAGGAGGACTTCATTCCTCTTCTGCAG GACATCGTGGACACGCATCCTGGACTCACGTTTCTGAAGGATGCACCCGAATTTCATTCCCGCTACATCACAACG GTCATTCAGCGGATCTTCTACGTGGTGAACCGTTCGTGGACAGGCCGCATGTCCATGACGGAGCTGCGGCGCAGCAACTTCCTGCAGACGCTGGCGCttctggaggaggaggacgacatCAACCAGATCACCGACTACTTCTCCTACGAGCACTTCTACGTCATCTACTGCAAGTTCTGGGAGCTGGACGGCGACCACGACCTCTACATCGACCACAAGGACCTGGCCCGATACAACGACCACG CGTCCTCCAACAGAATCATCGAGCGGTTGTTCTCGGGCGCCGTGACGCG GGGCAACACCGTGCAGAGAGAAGGTCGCATGAGCTACGCTGACTTTGTCTGGTTTCTCCTTTCTGAAGAGGACAAGAAAAATCCCACTAG CATCGAGTACTGGTTCCGTTGCATGGACGTGGACGGCGACGGCGTCCTGTCCATGTTCGAGTTGGAGTACTTCTACGAAGAGCAGTGCGAGCGCATGGAGCGAATGGGCATCGAACCGTTGCCCTTCCAAGACCTGCTGTGTCAAATGCTCGACTTGGTCAAACCAGAGAGTCCAG gcaAAATCACGCTGAGTGACCTGAAGCGTTGCCGCATGGCTCACATCTTCTTTGACACCTTCTTCAACCTGGAGAAATACTTGGACCACGAACAGAGAGATCCCTTTGCTGTGCAGAAG GACCTCGACAGCGACGGTCCAGAGCCGTCCGACTGGGATAAGTACGCCTCGGAAGAGTACGAGATACTTGTGGCGGAGGAGACTGCCAACGAGCAGATTCACGAAGG GTCATTTGAGGACGACTATGACCTGGACGATCTCCAGGTCCCTGCTGAGATCGGGAATAAGATGGAAAAACTGGTCATTTCGGACCTGACGGCGTGA